A window of the Cryomorphaceae bacterium genome harbors these coding sequences:
- a CDS encoding M3 family peptidase, with the protein MKNLFILFAVMSFMFHACTPGADSATQEKVSDEANPLLEEFTLPFGAPPFDKIRNEHFLPAIKAGIAVHKEEIEAIVNNQEPPTFENTLMALDQSGRLLGRVNTIFSNLNSAHTNDEMQEIAKQISPLRTAHDNDISLNADLFERIKTVWEKRDAENITGEDLRLLERKYREFVRGGALLNEKQKSRLREINERLSMLSLQFGQNVLAETNAFTLEIDNEEDLAGLPQWLVDNAADAAASRGKEGSWVFTLQWPSAMPFFQNAENRELRKELWTAFVNKANNGNDNDNNEIIREIITLRIEKANMLGYENHAAYALEENMANSVDRVNELLDQLWIPALEAASREAADLQAMIESEGHDFTLQPYDWRFYASRLKAERFDLDDEEVKPYFSTDNVRNGIFMVCEKLWGLKFREINDLPVYQKDVRVFEVMEADGSHIGILYEDLFARDSKRGGAWMTSFRKQYYDGDERQAPLIKITCNFPPPGANTPSLLTFDELTTFFHEFGHALHGLLSDVQSYELSGTSVARDFVELPSQLLENWATEPEVMKMYARHYKTGEVIPDELIAKLEASGTYGQGFATVEYLASTFLDMAFHTLEEPFEGSAEDFEKAAMKEIGLIDAIVPRHRSTYFSHVFSGGYSARYYSYIWSGVLDTDAYEAFAETGDFFHPEKAKLLREHIYSSGGTADPMELYVAFRGAEPTIEPLLRKRGLMPPKSVRK; encoded by the coding sequence ATGAAAAACCTGTTTATTCTGTTTGCTGTTATGAGCTTTATGTTCCACGCATGCACACCCGGTGCCGATAGTGCCACTCAAGAAAAAGTTTCAGACGAAGCCAATCCCCTGTTGGAAGAATTTACCCTTCCCTTCGGTGCCCCTCCGTTTGATAAAATCCGAAATGAGCATTTCCTCCCTGCGATTAAAGCGGGTATAGCTGTGCACAAAGAGGAAATTGAGGCCATCGTCAACAACCAGGAGCCTCCAACATTCGAGAACACCTTGATGGCACTCGACCAAAGCGGCAGATTGCTGGGCCGCGTAAATACCATCTTCAGTAACCTGAACTCGGCGCACACCAACGATGAAATGCAGGAAATTGCCAAGCAGATTTCCCCGCTCCGAACCGCCCACGACAATGATATCAGCCTCAATGCGGATTTGTTTGAGCGGATCAAAACCGTTTGGGAGAAGCGCGATGCTGAAAATATCACCGGTGAGGACCTTCGCCTGTTGGAAAGAAAATACAGGGAGTTTGTGCGCGGTGGTGCATTGCTGAACGAAAAGCAAAAAAGCCGTCTGCGAGAGATCAACGAACGATTGAGCATGCTGAGCCTGCAGTTTGGCCAGAACGTATTGGCCGAAACCAATGCTTTTACCCTCGAGATTGACAACGAAGAAGACCTCGCGGGTTTACCCCAATGGTTGGTTGATAACGCCGCCGATGCTGCGGCCAGCCGCGGTAAAGAAGGAAGTTGGGTATTCACACTGCAGTGGCCATCAGCCATGCCTTTCTTTCAGAATGCCGAAAACCGGGAGCTGCGCAAAGAGCTTTGGACAGCCTTCGTGAACAAAGCCAACAATGGTAATGACAACGACAACAACGAAATCATACGCGAGATCATCACCCTCCGAATTGAGAAAGCAAATATGCTGGGTTACGAAAACCACGCAGCTTATGCTTTGGAGGAAAACATGGCCAACTCAGTTGATCGTGTAAATGAACTGCTTGACCAGCTTTGGATTCCTGCCCTGGAGGCTGCCAGTCGCGAAGCCGCAGATTTGCAGGCCATGATTGAAAGCGAAGGTCATGATTTTACCTTGCAACCCTACGACTGGCGTTTCTATGCATCGCGTCTCAAGGCAGAGCGTTTTGACCTCGATGATGAAGAAGTGAAGCCTTACTTCAGCACTGACAACGTTCGCAACGGTATTTTTATGGTTTGCGAAAAACTTTGGGGCCTGAAGTTTCGCGAAATCAACGACCTGCCTGTTTACCAAAAAGACGTGCGCGTTTTTGAAGTGATGGAAGCCGATGGCTCGCACATTGGCATTTTGTACGAAGACCTATTTGCTCGCGACTCAAAGCGCGGAGGTGCCTGGATGACTTCATTCCGCAAGCAGTATTACGATGGCGACGAGCGCCAGGCTCCGCTGATTAAAATCACCTGCAACTTTCCTCCTCCAGGAGCAAACACTCCCTCTTTGCTCACTTTTGACGAGCTTACTACTTTTTTCCACGAGTTTGGACACGCCCTCCATGGATTACTGAGCGATGTACAGTCTTATGAGTTGTCAGGAACTTCGGTAGCCCGCGATTTTGTTGAGTTACCCTCACAGCTGCTCGAAAACTGGGCAACTGAGCCCGAAGTAATGAAAATGTACGCTCGTCATTACAAAACCGGTGAAGTGATTCCTGATGAGTTGATTGCCAAACTTGAGGCCAGCGGCACCTACGGACAAGGCTTTGCTACTGTAGAGTACCTGGCATCCACTTTCCTCGATATGGCTTTTCATACGCTGGAGGAGCCTTTTGAGGGCAGCGCAGAAGACTTTGAAAAGGCGGCCATGAAGGAGATTGGCTTGATTGATGCCATCGTGCCTCGCCACCGAAGCACCTACTTTTCGCACGTGTTTTCGGGGGGCTATTCTGCGCGCTACTACAGCTATATCTGGTCGGGTGTGTTGGATACGGATGCCTATGAAGCTTTTGCCGAAACAGGTGATTTCTTCCACCCGGAAAAAGCGAAACTCTTGCGTGAGCACATCTATTCTTCGGGTGGAACGGCTGATCCCATGGAGCTTTACGTGGCTTTCAGGGGGGCCGAGCCTACCATTGAACCATTGCTTCGCAAGCGAGGTTTGATGCCACCCAAATCAGTTCGCAAGTAA
- a CDS encoding acyl-CoA desaturase, translating into MAQVISPSSPANTTYSKFQQKNVNTKIRFPSREGQDFHKAVIARVNQYFKDNGISTYANWQMKLKTVVLLTSYFALYLAIISGQFSIWVMWLMAVGLGVATAGIGFSVAHDAIHGAYFKSKKLNYLLGLTMNLIGGNRYVWSITHNVVHHTYTNIHDHDEDLEVASFIRLSPHAPLRPIHRFQHILAFLTYGLASFFWVFVKDYKKLAQKSIGPYDGKKHPTKEIVMLIVTKLFYYAYLIAIPLLVLDITWWQFIIGFLTVHLTAGMILGIVFQMAHTVENTEQPQSDAEGRMEDSWAVHQMKTTGNFAMNNRFINWYVGGLNFQVEHHLFPNICSIHYTAISPIVKQTAEEFGVPYNYYETFGEAIASHYRQLKRWGRPESQGNAVPA; encoded by the coding sequence ATGGCTCAAGTTATATCTCCATCATCCCCAGCCAACACGACCTACTCCAAGTTCCAGCAGAAGAATGTTAACACAAAAATCCGCTTTCCCAGCAGGGAGGGTCAGGATTTTCACAAGGCCGTAATCGCTCGTGTTAACCAGTACTTCAAAGACAACGGTATTTCTACTTACGCCAACTGGCAAATGAAGTTGAAAACGGTGGTTCTATTGACATCTTATTTCGCGTTGTACTTGGCAATTATCAGCGGTCAGTTTAGCATTTGGGTCATGTGGCTTATGGCCGTTGGCTTGGGTGTAGCTACTGCCGGTATTGGTTTCAGTGTGGCACATGACGCTATTCATGGGGCCTACTTCAAGAGTAAAAAGCTCAATTATCTGCTGGGTCTCACTATGAATCTCATCGGCGGGAACCGCTACGTTTGGAGCATTACACACAACGTGGTGCATCACACCTACACGAACATACATGATCACGACGAAGATCTTGAGGTAGCTTCATTTATTCGTTTATCTCCGCATGCTCCGTTGCGACCTATTCATCGGTTTCAGCACATTCTTGCATTTTTAACCTATGGTCTGGCCAGCTTTTTCTGGGTGTTTGTGAAGGACTATAAAAAACTCGCTCAAAAAAGTATTGGTCCGTACGACGGTAAAAAGCACCCCACGAAAGAAATTGTGATGCTGATCGTAACAAAACTGTTTTACTACGCCTATCTTATCGCTATTCCATTGCTTGTTTTGGATATTACATGGTGGCAGTTCATTATTGGGTTTCTTACAGTGCACCTTACCGCCGGGATGATTCTTGGCATTGTGTTTCAGATGGCGCACACAGTAGAAAACACAGAGCAGCCGCAAAGTGATGCTGAAGGAAGAATGGAAGATTCATGGGCCGTGCATCAAATGAAGACCACGGGCAACTTTGCCATGAACAATAGGTTCATCAACTGGTATGTGGGTGGCCTGAATTTTCAGGTTGAACATCACTTGTTTCCCAACATTTGCAGCATACACTACACGGCTATCAGTCCCATTGTGAAGCAAACGGCAGAGGAATTCGGCGTTCCCTACAACTATTACGAAACCTTTGGCGAAGCCATTGCCTCTCATTACCGCCAGCTCAAAAGATGGGGTCGCCCCGAGTCACAGGGTAACGCGGTTCCGGCCTGA
- a CDS encoding proline dehydrogenase — protein sequence MSSDPFNNTEVAFSSKSNKDLNRAYWLFKMISYPWLMKIGKGLTQVGLALRLPIRGAVRATIFRQFCGGETIAECAKTTQLLDRYNIGTILDYSVEGKEDERDLDATAEEILATIRTSNGNPHIPFCVFKVTGIAPNRILTRLSLGEELNDREKARLARVEERIDSICKAAHDSGTPVFIDAEETWIQPAIDHFATKMMERFNKERAIVYNTIQLYRKDRLQFLKASYDAAVQGGYFLGEKLVRGAYMEKERDRAEEKGYPSPIHDTKADTDRSFNEALRFCLQHLDRISFCSGTHNEESSILLKHLMEEKGIDASDTRIYSAQLFGMSDHISFNLANMGYNVAKYVPYGPVREVLPYLIRRAEENTSAQGQTGRELSLILREKARRKQVKK from the coding sequence ATGAGCAGTGATCCATTCAACAATACAGAGGTTGCTTTTAGCAGCAAAAGCAACAAAGACCTAAACCGGGCATACTGGCTATTTAAGATGATCAGCTATCCGTGGTTGATGAAGATAGGAAAGGGATTGACACAGGTTGGTTTAGCCTTAAGGCTACCCATTCGGGGTGCTGTCAGGGCCACCATTTTTCGGCAGTTTTGTGGCGGCGAAACCATTGCAGAATGTGCAAAGACTACCCAACTGCTGGATCGCTACAACATCGGAACCATTTTGGACTACTCTGTGGAAGGCAAGGAGGATGAGCGCGATTTGGACGCCACAGCCGAAGAAATTCTGGCCACCATTCGCACCTCGAACGGCAACCCACACATTCCTTTTTGTGTGTTTAAAGTGACGGGTATAGCGCCCAACCGCATTCTCACCAGACTCAGTTTGGGCGAGGAACTCAATGACCGCGAAAAAGCGCGACTGGCAAGGGTTGAAGAGCGCATTGACAGCATCTGCAAGGCGGCTCACGATTCAGGCACTCCTGTTTTTATTGATGCAGAAGAAACGTGGATACAGCCTGCCATTGACCATTTTGCCACCAAAATGATGGAGCGCTTCAACAAGGAACGCGCTATCGTGTACAACACCATACAATTGTACCGAAAAGACCGGCTGCAGTTTCTTAAAGCTTCGTACGACGCCGCGGTTCAAGGAGGTTACTTTCTGGGCGAAAAGCTTGTACGGGGGGCTTACATGGAAAAGGAGCGTGATCGGGCCGAAGAAAAAGGCTACCCATCGCCCATTCACGATACCAAAGCAGATACGGATCGCAGCTTTAATGAGGCTCTGCGATTTTGCCTGCAACATCTCGACCGCATTTCGTTTTGCTCCGGCACACACAACGAAGAAAGCTCCATATTGCTGAAGCACCTGATGGAAGAGAAAGGAATTGATGCCAGCGACACGCGCATTTATTCTGCTCAGCTCTTCGGAATGAGCGATCACATCAGCTTTAACCTTGCCAACATGGGGTACAATGTGGCCAAGTATGTGCCTTACGGTCCGGTGCGGGAGGTGCTACCCTACCTTATCCGACGAGCAGAAGAAAACACCTCAGCACAAGGACAAACAGGGCGCGAGCTGAGCCTGATTCTAAGGGAAAAAGCGCGCAGGAAGCAGGTGAAAAAATAA
- a CDS encoding T9SS C-terminal target domain-containing protein — translation MISKSTPFLIILALLTLPLQKVAAQTTVDVTVSNNVYTPANITINVGDTVRWTNIQGNHNVNGTQATYPNNPESFGNAVAGPGWVLTHVFNTPGSYDYRCDPHLFVGMTGTVTVNDVSTSLNEYDAMVPIVFPNPANHVVNFRFNDQAMLGFQQANIILFDQLGKQHRDVNLLERSDIQIDVAGLHSGLYVYQVWTDGRIVHSGKLIVK, via the coding sequence ATGATTTCAAAATCTACCCCTTTCCTTATCATTTTGGCTCTTTTGACTCTTCCTTTGCAAAAGGTTGCCGCCCAGACTACGGTTGATGTCACAGTGTCAAACAACGTGTACACTCCGGCTAACATCACCATTAATGTAGGAGACACCGTTCGTTGGACTAACATTCAGGGTAATCACAATGTAAACGGCACACAGGCTACCTATCCCAACAACCCGGAGTCATTCGGAAACGCTGTGGCGGGGCCGGGCTGGGTACTTACCCACGTATTTAACACCCCCGGATCGTACGATTACCGATGTGATCCTCATCTTTTTGTTGGTATGACAGGTACGGTAACAGTCAATGATGTTTCAACTTCTCTGAACGAATATGACGCGATGGTACCCATCGTCTTTCCCAATCCTGCAAACCATGTGGTTAACTTTCGCTTCAATGACCAGGCGATGCTTGGTTTTCAGCAAGCAAACATCATTCTTTTTGATCAACTCGGAAAGCAGCATCGCGATGTGAACCTCTTGGAGCGAAGTGATATTCAAATAGATGTGGCAGGTTTGCACAGCGGATTGTACGTCTATCAGGTTTGGACGGATGGCCGCATTGTGCACAGCGGCAAGTTAATAGTGAAGTAG
- the aroB gene encoding 3-dehydroquinate synthase, with protein sequence MHAPFHCSTKNYLWFPLYQPSVPAAAKNTEIFASDYSVNVGNGALFQLERDLCLLDYSRKYILVDENTIQHCLPIVMNDVPSLRKAEVIEIESGEKNKTIDICSSVWAVLAELQADRRSLMVNLGGGVIGDLGGFVAATYKRGIDFINVPTTLLAQVDASVGGKVGVDLQGLKNMVGLFRNPKGVYVYPQFLKTLPKSEVMAGFAEMLKHGLIQDAKHFDDLLKFSFSQFEALEPHIIKSIQIKNRVVLDDPLEKGVRKLLNFGHTIGHALETYSMETMKRGLLHGEAVAIGMLCEAYLSREMLELNPEVLERLSAFVLTHYPPFAMDALAHHRLIEIMRNDKKNVGDELNFSLLRNAGDAVHDQQVSADEVVRALNYYQSRIQTQIHAS encoded by the coding sequence ATGCACGCACCTTTTCATTGCAGCACAAAAAACTATCTTTGGTTCCCTTTGTACCAACCATCCGTGCCTGCAGCCGCCAAAAACACCGAAATATTTGCCTCGGACTATTCCGTGAATGTAGGCAATGGTGCGCTTTTTCAGCTTGAGCGAGACCTCTGTCTTCTCGATTATTCGCGAAAGTATATTTTGGTTGATGAGAATACCATTCAACACTGTTTGCCGATTGTTATGAATGATGTGCCATCGCTCAGAAAAGCAGAGGTCATTGAGATTGAGAGCGGGGAGAAAAACAAAACCATTGATATTTGCAGCAGTGTGTGGGCTGTGCTGGCCGAGCTTCAGGCCGACCGTCGGAGTTTAATGGTAAACCTGGGCGGTGGTGTAATTGGTGATTTGGGTGGATTTGTAGCAGCAACCTATAAACGCGGAATAGACTTCATCAATGTTCCCACCACGCTCCTTGCACAGGTGGATGCGTCGGTGGGCGGAAAGGTGGGTGTAGACTTACAAGGCCTCAAAAACATGGTGGGCCTTTTTCGGAACCCGAAGGGCGTGTATGTGTACCCGCAATTTTTGAAAACACTACCGAAATCTGAGGTAATGGCGGGTTTTGCGGAAATGCTCAAACACGGCTTGATTCAGGATGCGAAGCATTTTGATGATTTGCTCAAATTCAGTTTTTCGCAGTTTGAAGCTTTGGAGCCTCATATCATTAAGAGTATTCAAATCAAAAACCGTGTCGTACTGGATGACCCGCTTGAGAAAGGAGTGCGGAAGCTGCTCAATTTCGGACATACCATCGGTCACGCGCTGGAAACCTACAGCATGGAAACCATGAAGCGGGGCTTGTTGCACGGAGAGGCGGTGGCCATCGGCATGCTCTGTGAAGCCTATCTGAGTAGGGAAATGCTGGAGCTGAATCCGGAGGTGCTCGAGAGACTTTCGGCCTTTGTTCTAACCCATTATCCGCCATTCGCCATGGATGCCCTGGCTCATCACCGGCTCATTGAAATCATGCGCAACGATAAAAAGAATGTTGGCGACGAGTTGAACTTTTCTC